Proteins encoded by one window of Porphyromonas vaginalis:
- a CDS encoding TolC family protein yields MMRALSTPLRGLLALVLSCTLTGSLFAQAEPLTLSLHDCIRYHRESPAPSAQLEAQRQAAHATRLKAQSNFFPQVSLSGGWLYTPAKLKPFSVDISSWLPPMQMPNLPGLPSLGEVQSWLDDKMSLELGHIFYGSLSLRQPIFAGGRIYNGVRLAQIGEQAAEYQWTIQQRGEEEQIAKTYWQAVQLQEQLKAITQFNDMLDKTLADVSAMKEQGVVADREVVSVRVNRNNAKLQEGKLREGLQALLILLKHQCRIPAEQAIELTPDFTLASQQPIDPCQPKLYSTVNPMERVELKAANLAVKAEQQRAKMALGEMLPEVGFTAQLLTMSPNPMDGFKKQFGTTWMVGVAVQIPITGIYQGWQSRSAALASQQVRQLELQDAERAIQMQNEQASRQLTEALARYAETEQIRTDAQLNLDLSTEGHKEGVVTLETLSLAQRNWLESEMQYIDTFVAVRLAQVAVNVATGQPLDL; encoded by the coding sequence ATGATGAGAGCTCTATCGACACCCCTACGAGGACTACTCGCACTCGTCCTCAGTTGCACACTCACTGGCTCCCTCTTTGCACAGGCGGAGCCACTCACGCTGTCGCTACACGACTGCATCCGCTACCACCGAGAGAGTCCCGCGCCATCGGCACAGCTAGAGGCACAGCGACAAGCAGCCCACGCCACACGGCTCAAAGCGCAGAGCAACTTCTTCCCGCAAGTATCGCTATCAGGCGGATGGCTCTACACACCAGCCAAGCTTAAGCCCTTCTCCGTCGACATCTCCTCCTGGCTTCCACCCATGCAGATGCCCAACCTACCAGGCTTGCCTTCTCTAGGCGAAGTGCAGTCTTGGCTCGATGACAAGATGAGCCTCGAGCTAGGACACATATTCTACGGCTCCCTCTCTCTACGTCAGCCCATCTTCGCCGGTGGACGCATCTACAACGGGGTACGCCTAGCGCAGATCGGCGAGCAAGCAGCCGAGTACCAGTGGACCATCCAGCAGCGTGGCGAGGAGGAGCAGATCGCCAAGACCTATTGGCAGGCAGTACAGCTACAGGAGCAGCTCAAGGCGATCACGCAGTTCAACGACATGCTAGACAAAACGCTCGCGGACGTCTCAGCCATGAAGGAGCAAGGAGTCGTAGCTGATCGTGAGGTGGTCTCCGTACGGGTCAACCGCAACAACGCCAAGCTCCAAGAGGGCAAGCTACGAGAGGGATTGCAGGCTCTGCTCATCTTACTCAAGCATCAGTGCCGTATCCCAGCGGAGCAAGCCATAGAGCTTACTCCCGACTTCACGCTCGCCAGCCAGCAACCGATCGATCCATGCCAACCCAAGCTATACAGCACGGTCAATCCGATGGAGCGTGTCGAGCTCAAAGCCGCCAACCTCGCTGTCAAGGCGGAGCAGCAACGCGCTAAGATGGCTCTCGGCGAGATGCTCCCCGAGGTAGGCTTCACGGCACAGCTACTCACCATGTCGCCCAATCCTATGGATGGCTTTAAGAAGCAGTTTGGCACTACTTGGATGGTCGGTGTAGCCGTTCAGATCCCCATCACGGGCATTTACCAAGGTTGGCAGAGTCGCTCTGCCGCACTTGCCAGCCAACAGGTACGTCAGCTAGAGCTACAAGACGCTGAGCGTGCCATCCAGATGCAAAACGAGCAGGCCTCACGGCAACTCACCGAGGCACTCGCCCGCTATGCCGAGACGGAGCAGATCCGCACCGATGCACAACTCAACCTCGACCTCTCGACCGAGGGACACAAGGAGGGCGTCGTCACACTCGAGACGCTCTCACTAGCGCAGCGCAACTGGCTCGAGTCGGAGATGCAGTACATCGATACCTTCGTCGCTGTGCGCCTCGCACAGGTCGCTGTCAACGTCGCCACCGGCCAGCCCCTCGACCTCTAG
- the rpmG gene encoding 50S ribosomal protein L33: protein MAKKGKGDRVQVILECTEHKESGMPGTSRYVTTKNRKNTTQRLELKKYNPILKRYTLHREIK from the coding sequence ATGGCTAAGAAAGGTAAAGGCGATCGAGTACAGGTAATACTCGAGTGCACAGAGCACAAAGAGAGTGGCATGCCAGGCACCTCTCGCTACGTCACGACTAAGAATAGAAAGAATACCACACAGCGCCTAGAGCTCAAGAAGTACAATCCGATACTCAAGCGCTACACGCTACACCGTGAGATTAAGTAA
- the rpmB gene encoding 50S ribosomal protein L28 — MSKICQITGKKAMVGNNVSHSKRRTKRTFDVNLFRKKFYWPEEDRWISLKVSAAGLRLINRVGLNEALRRASDAGYLSIKSK, encoded by the coding sequence ATGTCTAAGATATGTCAGATTACCGGTAAGAAGGCTATGGTGGGCAACAATGTATCCCACTCAAAGCGTCGCACGAAGCGCACCTTTGACGTTAACCTCTTCCGCAAGAAGTTTTACTGGCCCGAGGAGGATCGCTGGATCTCCCTCAAGGTCTCAGCAGCTGGGCTCAGGCTCATCAACCGCGTAGGACTCAACGAGGCTCTGCGCCGTGCTAGCGATGCGGGCTACCTAAGCATCAAGAGCAAGTAA
- a CDS encoding S9 family peptidase yields MRTRTLFTTLILLCSLTLVAQQQREITLPEVTSGAFAARGAGNGFRSLPDGKHYTLISDDYQRIVKYEYATGRAVDTLFDIAKARECDLQAIWDYDIAPSGHHILIYTDIKPIYRRSYTMRATHYDVRRNLCEPLTEGDIMIPTFSPDGRMVAFVRDNNIYIKKFDFNSEVQVTTDGKRNEVINGSTDWVYEEEFSTTRLMEWSPQSDFLAFVRSDESHVKAYSMPIYGDDLYPTDYVYKYPKVGEENSTVSLHLYNLELKRIDRVELPLDADGYIPRIVFTGWGSDLAAVTLNRLQNDLKVYRINPKSRTPRLTLREQDPRYINNEFINSMRFVPDGIVMLSERDGSTQLYKYGTNGALQKRLTQGNWDIISFYGCDSEGNVYYQAADETPTQRRVLKTTPRGKTTVLAGEAGINRASFTQDYSYFINSYSNAKTPTITTIRTAKEGKVIRTLEDNAQLVAKLKGYDYNDKEFFTIEVAPGRTLHGWMIRPPHFDASKRYPTVMHQYSGPDSQEVLDQFYIGWEYALAQAGYVVVCVDGRGTGGRGTEWRKCTYRELGLRESSDQIAAAEALPKQFSYIDGERIAIFGWSFGGYNTLMSLCRGKVFRAGVAVAPVTDWRFYDTVYTERFMATPQVNNKGYEASSVLSIAHNLHGDLLVIHGTADDNVHLQNTMRLATELVKADIPFEMATYTDKDHSIYGGNNRQHLYSRIIEFLDRKLK; encoded by the coding sequence ATGCGTACTCGCACTCTCTTTACCACCCTCATACTCCTCTGTTCACTCACGCTCGTTGCCCAGCAGCAGAGGGAGATAACACTTCCTGAGGTTACCTCGGGCGCATTTGCTGCTCGTGGTGCTGGCAACGGCTTTCGCTCACTACCCGATGGCAAGCACTACACGCTCATCAGCGATGACTACCAGCGTATCGTCAAGTATGAGTACGCTACGGGACGGGCTGTCGATACGCTCTTTGACATTGCCAAGGCTCGTGAGTGCGATCTCCAGGCGATTTGGGACTACGACATAGCCCCTTCGGGACATCACATCCTGATCTACACCGACATCAAGCCGATCTATCGACGCTCCTACACGATGCGCGCTACCCACTACGATGTGCGTCGCAACCTTTGTGAGCCGCTTACTGAGGGAGATATCATGATCCCTACCTTCAGTCCTGACGGGCGGATGGTCGCTTTCGTCAGAGACAATAATATATACATCAAGAAGTTTGACTTCAACTCAGAGGTGCAGGTCACCACAGATGGTAAGCGCAATGAAGTGATCAACGGATCGACCGACTGGGTGTACGAAGAGGAGTTTAGCACGACACGCCTGATGGAGTGGAGCCCCCAGAGCGACTTCCTAGCCTTCGTACGCAGTGATGAGAGTCACGTCAAGGCTTACTCGATGCCGATCTACGGAGACGATCTCTATCCCACGGACTATGTCTACAAGTACCCCAAGGTGGGCGAGGAAAACTCTACCGTCTCACTACATCTCTACAACCTCGAGCTCAAGCGCATCGACCGTGTGGAGCTACCGCTGGATGCGGACGGCTACATACCTCGCATCGTCTTCACCGGTTGGGGCAGCGATCTAGCAGCCGTCACGCTCAATCGTCTGCAGAACGACCTCAAGGTGTACCGCATCAATCCGAAGAGCCGTACGCCTCGTCTGACCCTTCGTGAGCAAGATCCGCGATACATCAACAATGAGTTTATCAACTCCATGCGCTTCGTACCCGATGGCATAGTCATGCTGAGCGAGCGCGATGGCTCTACGCAGCTCTATAAGTATGGTACGAATGGAGCACTCCAGAAGCGCCTGACGCAGGGCAACTGGGACATCATCAGCTTCTACGGCTGCGACAGCGAGGGCAACGTCTACTACCAGGCTGCCGACGAGACGCCTACCCAGAGACGAGTCCTCAAGACGACTCCACGGGGCAAGACGACCGTCTTAGCGGGAGAGGCTGGCATCAATCGCGCTAGCTTCACGCAAGACTATAGTTACTTCATCAATAGCTATAGCAATGCTAAGACGCCTACTATCACGACAATCCGCACGGCAAAGGAGGGCAAGGTGATCCGTACGCTCGAAGACAACGCCCAGCTGGTTGCTAAACTCAAGGGATATGACTACAACGACAAGGAGTTCTTTACCATTGAGGTGGCTCCAGGACGCACGCTCCATGGCTGGATGATCCGCCCGCCACACTTTGACGCGAGCAAGCGTTACCCCACGGTGATGCATCAGTACAGTGGCCCCGATTCGCAGGAGGTGCTGGATCAGTTTTACATCGGCTGGGAGTATGCGCTCGCTCAGGCTGGCTATGTAGTCGTCTGTGTGGACGGACGTGGTACAGGTGGCCGTGGCACCGAGTGGCGCAAGTGCACCTATCGTGAGCTAGGTCTGCGCGAGAGTAGCGACCAGATCGCAGCTGCTGAGGCACTGCCCAAGCAGTTTAGCTATATCGACGGAGAGCGCATTGCTATCTTTGGCTGGAGTTTCGGTGGGTACAATACGCTCATGTCGCTCTGCCGTGGCAAGGTCTTTCGTGCTGGTGTAGCTGTAGCTCCTGTGACCGATTGGCGCTTTTATGACACGGTTTACACAGAGCGTTTTATGGCGACGCCACAAGTCAATAACAAGGGCTACGAGGCTTCCTCAGTCCTGTCTATCGCTCACAATCTACATGGCGATTTACTTGTCATCCACGGCACGGCTGATGACAATGTGCATCTGCAAAACACGATGCGTCTAGCCACCGAGCTGGTCAAGGCGGACATACCCTTTGAGATGGCGACCTACACCGACAAGGATCACAGCATCTATGGAGGCAACAATAGGCAGCATCTCTACAGTCGCATCATTGAGTTCCTCGATCGTAAGCTGAAGTAA
- the murI gene encoding glutamate racemase, translating into MQQIEGPIGVFDSGYGGLTILRKLQEQLPQYDFVYLGDNARSPYGSRSMRVVYQFTREAVERLFDLGCPLVILACNTASAKALRQIQQEDLPKLDGGSMRRRVLGIIRPTVECIDTLTGTKHVGILATEGTVSSESYVAEIHKLYPDVTVVQEACPLWVPIVETGESDSPGTDFFVRKHLERLLAKDEKIDTIILGCTHYPILMPKIQRLLTPSIKVVAQGELVAKSLEEYLVRHPEMAAQLTRGGTTRYYTTEQTERFSRTASIFFDTPISVEHLSLSQY; encoded by the coding sequence ATGCAGCAGATAGAGGGTCCGATCGGGGTTTTTGACTCAGGGTACGGAGGATTGACGATCCTGCGTAAACTGCAGGAGCAACTGCCTCAGTACGACTTCGTTTATCTTGGTGACAATGCGCGCTCGCCTTATGGCTCGCGGTCGATGCGTGTCGTCTATCAGTTTACGCGAGAGGCGGTCGAGCGGCTTTTTGACCTAGGCTGTCCGCTGGTCATCTTGGCCTGCAATACAGCCTCGGCGAAGGCACTCCGACAGATACAGCAAGAGGATCTGCCCAAGCTCGACGGAGGCTCGATGCGTCGTCGTGTGCTGGGGATCATCCGCCCGACGGTCGAGTGCATCGACACGCTCACGGGTACCAAGCATGTGGGCATCCTCGCCACTGAGGGTACCGTCTCTAGTGAGAGCTATGTGGCTGAGATACACAAGCTCTACCCCGACGTGACGGTCGTGCAGGAGGCTTGCCCGCTGTGGGTGCCTATCGTGGAGACGGGTGAGAGCGATAGCCCGGGGACCGACTTCTTCGTGCGCAAGCATCTAGAGCGACTCTTGGCAAAGGATGAGAAGATTGATACGATCATCCTCGGCTGTACCCACTACCCGATACTAATGCCTAAGATACAGCGTCTGCTGACTCCATCGATCAAGGTGGTGGCCCAGGGCGAACTGGTCGCTAAGTCTCTCGAGGAGTACCTCGTACGTCACCCCGAGATGGCGGCTCAGCTCACGCGTGGAGGCACGACACGTTACTACACGACGGAGCAGACGGAGCGCTTCTCCCGTACGGCATCCATATTCTTTGACACACCCATATCGGTAGAGCATCTGTCTCTATCACAATACTAA
- a CDS encoding DUF4295 domain-containing protein — protein MAKKSVATFRTGDGRSYSKVIKMVKSPKTGAYTFQEEMVPNDHVQDFLKK, from the coding sequence ATGGCTAAGAAATCGGTCGCAACCTTTAGAACGGGCGATGGTCGCTCATACTCGAAGGTTATCAAGATGGTCAAGTCGCCTAAGACTGGTGCTTATACCTTCCAAGAGGAGATGGTACCAAATGACCACGTACAGGACTTCCTCAAGAAGTAA
- a CDS encoding YtxH domain-containing protein, with amino-acid sequence MNNTGRIALGIALGAAIGAAITYLSDRDKRDRLYDDLSTTADRTRDSLVEGYYEAKDRFETYRDKLQKRGAKFAEEVEEQFDETVDKAKETASKAKETVEEAKKAVK; translated from the coding sequence ATGAATAACACAGGACGTATCGCATTAGGCATTGCCCTCGGTGCTGCTATCGGTGCAGCCATCACTTACCTCTCTGACCGTGACAAGCGTGATCGTCTCTATGACGACCTCAGCACCACGGCAGACCGCACACGCGACTCGCTCGTAGAGGGATACTATGAGGCTAAGGATCGTTTTGAGACCTATCGCGACAAGCTACAAAAGCGTGGCGCGAAGTTTGCCGAGGAGGTTGAGGAGCAGTTCGATGAGACTGTGGACAAGGCTAAGGAGACAGCCAGCAAAGCTAAAGAGACTGTCGAGGAAGCTAAAAAGGCAGTCAAGTAA
- a CDS encoding thiol protease/hemagglutinin PrtT, which translates to MTQRFFSFLALALILSVSTLWAKPRTEQQARLIAEQYTTQHLSHRELAALRSAATPLLTLVSAPAADAGGVSARRQTAAPAVQTLASAYYVYNIGGERGYVMISGDDLLPEVIAYADAGAFLPDEEQPEHIASFLAQVRASLQYLVERGEPVEMPRTSQLRPEGVPPLLGDIQWGQGYPFNTLCPDKNGRSVVGCVATALSQILRYHRWPDKGVGICEYKEKDGTEHRVDFSQTSYNWAKMPKRPNPRYEPQDVTDALSTLCYHVGVISEMQYSPEGSGAFSQYPKEGLQKYFKYKKNIQLLSRMNYKIADWMDIIAKELNEGRPVYYAGASSTVGHAFVCDGYKQDGYFHINLGWNGMADNYFLLYAINPDALGTGGGSSYDGYNDYQEIMVGIEPDRDGSSKRTVSEDVSAISLEVSCEDNATIELRNVVLELTSAVRYKTKFCLSITPAKEGAETYYGAASDEQELEFQGSYDYSQKNISKIPSVNLPDLGLPTRSASYVVTLAYAGNDGKMIPVRHCNGGISEVLVTFDAEGKASYPLPNLEPQLALTDVIDPNLRGYSKSSLTLGIDNLSKEEYYSTWTCYFEDMKGDLTPIGALSALMNPQERQQVPLEISKLLLPAGTKGNIILKGTYLDVDGSNSGYALRSSKRLEVLPSTTPVYKVSTLKCLARRSMMGAIEYLPGMTAIDFEVTNPGDRARSYLVLDWELLHHANGEVYVQHKGRDFIRDLKAKGSDKYSIDPSSWGPMQMSKGQGYSLHIRLSDVLERGGKFYRGKQESELTLPLVAVDQLSPAIDEEHYVSFEKVSDYSYSLMVDVAAPEMIRLYGITLMGLSHENGVYNIYGAVDQGRTAIIGAFTALDFDQKYDSTRIVEADFSHASPLLQHISICHSMIKGEAMTEMLQSLPDRSATTPGTIALIDTSRPDLEGNVCTAEQVKLAAQRGWTVTDQQGNAYTAIDTPAEAMQSDWAIYPMPVRDQLTVVGLPTASPVTLYTLQGERLLQAVTPASGQLQLSLAHLPSGTYILTTVLGSRRVVVAH; encoded by the coding sequence ATGACCCAACGCTTTTTCTCCTTCCTAGCCTTAGCGCTAATACTCAGTGTGAGTACACTATGGGCTAAGCCCCGCACAGAGCAGCAGGCTCGCCTCATAGCCGAGCAATACACCACACAGCACCTGAGCCATAGAGAGCTAGCTGCACTACGCTCAGCAGCCACGCCCTTGCTGACTCTTGTGTCAGCTCCAGCCGCTGACGCTGGCGGTGTGTCTGCACGTCGCCAGACAGCGGCTCCAGCTGTGCAGACGCTAGCCTCCGCCTATTACGTATATAATATAGGTGGCGAGCGAGGCTATGTGATGATCTCGGGCGATGATCTACTGCCTGAGGTGATCGCCTATGCTGACGCAGGAGCCTTCCTTCCTGATGAAGAGCAACCAGAGCACATCGCCTCCTTTCTCGCTCAGGTGCGAGCCTCTCTACAATACTTAGTAGAGCGTGGCGAGCCCGTAGAGATGCCACGCACCTCACAGCTACGCCCTGAGGGGGTGCCTCCGCTACTTGGCGATATTCAATGGGGGCAGGGTTACCCCTTCAATACGCTTTGTCCCGATAAGAACGGTCGCTCTGTGGTGGGCTGTGTCGCAACGGCTCTCTCGCAGATCCTCCGCTATCATCGATGGCCTGACAAGGGTGTGGGGATCTGCGAGTATAAGGAGAAGGATGGCACTGAGCATCGTGTAGACTTCTCACAGACTTCCTACAACTGGGCAAAAATGCCTAAACGTCCTAATCCGCGGTATGAGCCACAAGATGTGACCGATGCGCTCTCTACGCTGTGCTATCATGTAGGAGTCATCTCAGAGATGCAGTATAGCCCTGAGGGGAGTGGTGCCTTCTCTCAGTATCCCAAGGAGGGCCTGCAGAAGTACTTTAAGTACAAGAAGAATATCCAGCTACTCAGTCGTATGAACTACAAGATTGCGGACTGGATGGACATCATCGCCAAGGAACTCAACGAGGGGCGCCCCGTCTACTACGCAGGAGCCAGTAGCACGGTCGGTCACGCCTTCGTCTGCGATGGCTATAAGCAGGACGGCTACTTCCATATTAATCTAGGATGGAACGGCATGGCCGATAACTACTTCCTCCTCTATGCGATCAATCCTGATGCGCTAGGTACTGGTGGCGGATCTTCCTACGATGGGTACAATGACTATCAGGAGATCATGGTCGGTATAGAGCCAGACCGTGATGGCTCCTCTAAGCGCACCGTCAGTGAGGATGTATCGGCCATCTCCCTAGAGGTGTCGTGTGAGGACAATGCAACGATCGAGCTCCGAAACGTGGTCCTCGAGCTAACCTCAGCCGTGAGGTACAAGACGAAGTTTTGTCTCTCCATAACGCCTGCAAAGGAGGGCGCAGAGACTTACTACGGGGCTGCTAGTGATGAGCAAGAGCTAGAGTTTCAGGGCTCTTATGACTACTCTCAAAAGAATATATCCAAGATTCCCTCCGTTAACCTACCTGACCTGGGACTCCCTACACGGAGTGCGAGCTACGTCGTGACCCTTGCTTACGCAGGCAATGACGGCAAGATGATCCCTGTACGGCACTGCAACGGAGGTATCTCCGAGGTGCTCGTCACCTTTGATGCTGAGGGCAAGGCTAGCTATCCATTGCCAAACTTGGAGCCACAGCTTGCTTTGACAGATGTTATAGATCCTAACTTGCGAGGCTATAGCAAGAGTTCGCTCACGCTCGGCATCGACAACCTTAGCAAGGAGGAGTACTACTCCACATGGACCTGCTACTTTGAGGATATGAAGGGCGATCTTACCCCTATCGGTGCCCTTTCAGCTCTGATGAACCCGCAGGAGCGGCAACAGGTGCCGCTAGAGATCTCCAAGCTACTGCTTCCCGCTGGCACCAAGGGCAATATCATCCTCAAGGGAACCTATCTCGATGTCGACGGCTCCAATAGTGGCTACGCTTTACGCTCTTCGAAGCGTCTGGAGGTCCTCCCATCGACAACCCCCGTGTACAAGGTATCCACGCTCAAGTGCCTCGCTAGGCGATCCATGATGGGGGCTATAGAGTATCTCCCAGGGATGACTGCTATAGACTTTGAGGTAACCAATCCAGGTGATCGGGCGAGAAGTTATCTCGTGCTGGACTGGGAACTCTTACATCATGCGAATGGAGAGGTCTATGTGCAGCATAAAGGTCGGGATTTTATTCGGGATCTAAAGGCTAAAGGGTCGGATAAGTATAGTATAGACCCCTCTTCTTGGGGACCAATGCAAATGTCCAAAGGACAAGGCTACTCCCTCCACATCCGCCTATCTGATGTCCTAGAGCGTGGTGGTAAGTTTTACCGCGGAAAGCAAGAGTCTGAGTTAACCCTACCCCTAGTTGCTGTAGACCAACTCTCACCAGCTATTGACGAGGAGCACTATGTCTCCTTCGAGAAGGTATCTGACTACTCATACTCTCTTATGGTAGATGTAGCGGCTCCCGAGATGATCCGCCTCTATGGTATCACACTGATGGGCCTGTCGCACGAAAATGGAGTCTATAATATCTACGGAGCTGTCGATCAGGGAAGAACCGCTATCATCGGAGCTTTCACTGCACTAGACTTCGATCAGAAGTACGACTCCACGAGAATCGTCGAGGCCGACTTCTCACACGCCTCCCCGCTCCTACAGCATATATCTATATGCCACAGCATGATAAAAGGCGAGGCGATGACTGAGATGCTTCAGTCCCTCCCAGATCGCTCCGCTACCACTCCTGGTACCATAGCACTCATCGACACCTCTAGACCTGATCTAGAGGGCAACGTCTGTACAGCAGAGCAGGTAAAGCTAGCAGCACAGCGTGGCTGGACGGTCACTGATCAGCAGGGAAACGCTTATACGGCTATCGATACGCCTGCGGAGGCAATGCAAAGTGACTGGGCAATCTATCCTATGCCTGTACGTGATCAGCTCACAGTGGTAGGGCTACCTACCGCAAGTCCCGTGACGCTCTACACGTTGCAGGGGGAGCGACTGCTACAGGCAGTCACACCAGCTAGTGGTCAGCTCCAGCTCAGCTTGGCACATCTACCTAGTGGCACATACATCCTCACCACAGTACTGGGGAGCCGGCGGGTAGTCGTGGCGCACTAG
- a CDS encoding nucleoside phosphorylase, which translates to MSTQNRIIPPSELIVNDDGSIFHLHLKPEQLADKIILCGDPSRVDLIASHFDSHECSVSNREFHTITGTYRGKRITVQSHGIGCDNIEIVINELDALANIDLETRQVRPNHRKLTMVRVGTSGGLQPETPIGTYVAAHKAIGFEGSLFFYANTEAIRDLPFEAALKEQLQWPIKGLDPYVVNCSESLYQQIVGDYGDIVRGCTIAANGFYAPQGRQLRLPLADPTLNQKIEAFEYQGQHITNFEMESAALSGIGSLLGHDTLTVCYIIAGRQNLNMNTNYKQGIDGLIELVLERI; encoded by the coding sequence ATGAGTACACAGAATCGCATCATACCTCCCAGCGAACTGATCGTCAATGACGATGGTTCGATCTTTCACCTTCATCTGAAGCCTGAGCAACTGGCTGACAAGATCATCCTCTGTGGCGATCCGTCTCGTGTGGACTTGATCGCATCACACTTTGACTCTCACGAGTGCTCGGTGAGCAATCGTGAGTTTCACACCATCACAGGGACTTATCGTGGCAAGCGAATCACGGTACAGAGCCACGGCATAGGCTGTGACAACATCGAGATCGTCATCAACGAGCTAGATGCGCTCGCCAATATCGACTTAGAGACTCGCCAAGTACGTCCTAACCACCGCAAGCTGACCATGGTACGTGTGGGTACCAGTGGCGGTCTGCAGCCTGAGACGCCAATAGGCACTTACGTCGCAGCACACAAGGCGATCGGCTTCGAGGGGTCGCTCTTTTTCTATGCCAATACGGAGGCGATACGCGACCTACCTTTTGAGGCTGCGCTCAAGGAGCAGCTACAGTGGCCAATCAAGGGACTCGATCCCTACGTAGTCAACTGTAGTGAGTCGCTCTACCAGCAGATCGTCGGCGACTACGGAGACATCGTGCGTGGCTGTACGATCGCTGCCAACGGATTTTACGCACCTCAGGGACGACAGCTACGCCTGCCACTTGCTGACCCGACGCTAAATCAGAAGATCGAGGCCTTTGAGTATCAAGGACAGCACATCACCAACTTTGAGATGGAGTCGGCTGCCCTCAGTGGTATCGGTAGCCTCCTCGGACACGACACGCTGACTGTCTGCTACATCATCGCAGGGCGTCAGAACCTGAATATGAATACCAACTACAAGCAAGGCATTGACGGACTCATCGAGCTAGTCCTAGAGCGTATCTAA
- a CDS encoding META domain-containing protein: protein MKRIYLVALLMLTTLLCVSCGSSKNGSKINLASLDGSSWELTHMDGIKINKDALQTATISISGASISGQAACNSYGGECFVYSDGRIKVGDMMATRMACSNMMYERIFLAALQEAKAFRMDGANTLKLYSTHDASGQPSLTFKRK from the coding sequence ATGAAGAGAATCTATCTTGTAGCACTACTCATGCTGACTACGCTACTCTGCGTCAGCTGCGGCTCTAGTAAGAACGGTAGCAAGATCAATCTGGCCTCACTCGACGGTAGCTCTTGGGAGCTTACGCACATGGATGGCATCAAGATCAATAAGGATGCGCTTCAGACAGCTACTATCAGCATCAGCGGAGCAAGTATCTCTGGTCAAGCTGCTTGCAATAGCTATGGTGGTGAGTGCTTTGTCTACTCTGACGGTCGCATCAAGGTCGGAGACATGATGGCTACTCGCATGGCATGCTCCAATATGATGTACGAGCGTATCTTCCTAGCAGCTCTACAGGAGGCTAAAGCCTTTCGTATGGATGGAGCGAACACGCTCAAGCTTTACTCTACACACGACGCTTCGGGGCAGCCTAGCCTAACCTTCAAGCGCAAGTAA
- a CDS encoding META domain-containing protein — protein sequence MKRIYLVALLMLTTLLCVSCGSSKNGSKINLASLDGSSWELTHMDGIKINKDALQTATISISGASISGQAACNSYGGECIMHSDGRIKIGDMMSTLMDCHNMMYESIFLAALQEAKAFRMDGANTLKLYSTHDASGQPSLTFKRK from the coding sequence ATGAAGAGAATCTATCTTGTAGCACTACTCATGTTGACTACGCTACTCTGCGTCAGCTGCGGCTCTAGTAAGAACGGTAGCAAGATCAATCTGGCCTCACTCGACGGTAGCTCTTGGGAGCTTACGCACATGGATGGCATCAAGATCAATAAGGATGCGCTTCAGACAGCTACTATCAGCATCAGCGGAGCAAGTATCTCTGGCCAAGCTGCTTGCAATAGCTATGGCGGTGAGTGTATAATGCACTCTGACGGGCGCATCAAGATCGGAGATATGATGTCTACCCTGATGGATTGTCACAATATGATGTACGAAAGTATCTTCCTAGCAGCTCTGCAGGAGGCTAAGGCCTTTCGTATGGATGGTGCGAACACACTCAAGCTCTACTCGACGCACGATGCTTCGGGGCAGCCTAGCCTAACCTTCAAGCGCAAGTAA